A DNA window from Leptolyngbya sp. SIO1E4 contains the following coding sequences:
- a CDS encoding RNA-directed DNA polymerase, which translates to MKRYGNFWPDIIDFENLLQAARQAQRGKRYRPNVLAFNYNLDKELLQLQRELQEKTYRPGKYRTFKIEDPKPRLISAAPYRDRVVHHALCNIIVSPLERTFITDTYANRVGYGTHRALRRFVHFARTSRYVLQCDVRKYFPSLDHVILKTMIRRKIKCPDTLWLIDTIIDGSNPQGETIEYFPGDDLLAPVQRRRGLPIGNLTSQFFANLYLNGFDHFVKEQLKSRKYLRYVDDFACFADDRSFLVDARSHIEAYLKTLRLRLHPVKSQLFETRFGANFVGFRVLPDLIRVRRVF; encoded by the coding sequence ATGAAACGTTACGGCAACTTCTGGCCCGACATTATTGATTTTGAAAACTTGCTGCAGGCGGCGCGGCAAGCCCAGCGCGGCAAGCGGTATCGCCCGAATGTACTGGCCTTTAACTACAACCTGGATAAGGAACTCCTGCAATTGCAGCGAGAGCTGCAGGAAAAAACGTATCGACCAGGCAAGTATCGTACTTTCAAAATTGAAGATCCTAAGCCGCGTTTAATTTCAGCCGCACCTTACCGGGACAGAGTCGTCCATCACGCCCTGTGCAACATTATTGTGTCGCCCCTCGAACGGACATTCATAACCGATACCTATGCCAATCGTGTTGGGTATGGCACTCACCGCGCTCTGCGTCGATTTGTTCACTTCGCTCGCACCAGTCGCTATGTGTTGCAATGTGATGTCCGCAAATACTTTCCTAGCTTGGATCATGTGATTCTCAAAACCATGATTCGACGCAAAATCAAGTGCCCAGATACCCTTTGGCTAATTGACACGATTATTGATGGCAGCAATCCTCAAGGCGAAACCATTGAGTACTTTCCTGGGGATGATCTGTTAGCACCCGTGCAACGACGTCGGGGACTTCCGATTGGCAACCTCACCAGCCAGTTCTTTGCCAACCTATATTTGAATGGGTTTGACCATTTTGTTAAAGAACAGCTCAAATCTCGTAAGTACCTAAGGTATGTTGATGATTTTGCGTGCTTTGCGGACGATCGCTCTTTTCTGGTGGATGCGCGATCGCACATCGAAGCCTATCTCAAGACCTTGCGACTGCGGCTGCATCCCGTGAAAAGCCAGTTGTTTGAAACTAGGTTTGGCGCTAATTTCGTCGGCTTTCGCGTGCTGCCCGATCTCATTCGTGTCCGCAGAGTTTTCTAG
- a CDS encoding ribonucleotide-diphosphate reductase subunit beta — protein sequence MPTNPVFNPDGNDATGDRTIWFGETTNLMQLNDVRYGWAVGLYRQMRENFWVPEKIDITQDVTDYANLTAAERRAFDGILSYLTFLDSVQTCNVPHIKNCVTAPEVSLCLAEQISQEAMHNQSYQYIIETVIPSDRRTAVYEFWRNDGVLKQRCEFIAGLYQQYVDRPTAENYFISLLADYLLESLYFYNGFIFFYNLASRMLMAGSADIFRMINRDELSHVRLYQKLLPEAMAIFPHSRDQIYAMFAQAVDHECTWANHIIGNGILGITPASTEQYTKYLANQRLRAIGLDPIYTESKYRKSPYSHLERFSDTKKDANTKANFFEASVTSYVMSSSLEGWDDF from the coding sequence ATGCCCACTAACCCCGTGTTCAACCCCGATGGCAATGACGCCACGGGCGATCGCACCATCTGGTTTGGGGAAACCACCAACTTGATGCAGCTCAACGATGTGCGCTACGGCTGGGCCGTCGGCCTCTATCGTCAGATGCGCGAAAACTTCTGGGTTCCCGAAAAAATCGACATCACCCAGGATGTCACCGACTACGCCAATCTCACCGCTGCCGAGCGCCGCGCTTTCGACGGCATTCTCAGCTACCTCACCTTTTTGGATTCGGTGCAAACCTGCAATGTGCCCCACATCAAAAACTGTGTCACCGCACCAGAAGTCTCCCTGTGCCTGGCGGAGCAAATCTCCCAGGAGGCCATGCACAACCAGTCTTACCAGTACATTATCGAAACGGTGATTCCCAGCGATCGCCGCACGGCTGTTTACGAGTTCTGGCGCAACGATGGGGTACTGAAGCAGCGCTGCGAGTTCATCGCCGGGCTCTACCAGCAATACGTCGATCGCCCCACCGCCGAGAACTACTTCATTTCGCTCCTGGCCGACTACCTGCTGGAAAGCCTGTACTTCTACAACGGGTTCATCTTTTTCTATAACCTGGCTTCTCGCATGTTGATGGCGGGCAGTGCCGACATTTTCCGCATGATTAACCGGGATGAGCTGTCCCACGTGCGCCTGTACCAAAAGCTGCTGCCCGAGGCGATGGCGATATTCCCCCACAGCCGCGACCAGATTTACGCCATGTTTGCCCAGGCCGTAGACCACGAATGCACCTGGGCCAATCACATCATCGGCAATGGCATTCTGGGCATTACCCCCGCCAGCACCGAGCAATACACCAAATACCTGGCCAACCAGCGGCTGCGGGCGATCGGGCTAGACCCCATCTACACCGAGTCGAAATATCGCAAGAGTCCCTACAGCCACCTGGAGCGGTTCTCGGACACCAAGAAGGATGCCAACACGAAGGCCAATTTCTTTGAAGCCAGCGTCACCAGCTATGTCATGTCCTCCAGCCTGGAGGGATGGGATGATTTTTAA
- a CDS encoding response regulator translates to MYKILIAEDEPRVIAFVEKGLRKQGFSTTVASNGAQALQAVQLESYDVILLDLGLPVQDGWTVLKTLREQANECPVIVVTALAEASRQDVLAAGAQDLVSKPFQFQQLLAAVQTQLKQVRR, encoded by the coding sequence ATGTACAAAATTTTAATTGCTGAGGATGAACCCAGAGTTATCGCGTTTGTTGAGAAAGGGCTTCGCAAACAGGGCTTTTCAACCACAGTGGCCTCAAATGGAGCGCAAGCGTTGCAAGCTGTCCAGCTAGAGTCTTACGATGTCATTTTGCTTGATTTGGGGCTACCTGTGCAAGATGGATGGACCGTATTGAAGACATTGCGGGAGCAAGCCAATGAGTGCCCCGTAATTGTGGTCACCGCTCTGGCGGAGGCTTCCCGGCAAGACGTTCTAGCCGCAGGAGCCCAGGATTTGGTATCGAAGCCTTTTCAGTTTCAGCAATTGTTGGCGGCTGTGCAAACGCAACTCAAGCAGGTCCGTCGCTGA
- a CDS encoding formylglycine-generating enzyme family protein, which translates to MIAPVQDAQDFLQVDTFRKRYGEAAMRLAYHGAFPLTLTTNLLYCIRENFVPEVPWYAVGDVLLSGLCRQVGHDLYEMTAATRRGLLEGLKDDLGDQAQARVERLEQFMLAYVQQRLVTEKHYIQRMIGDKQVFRWTALAPFRPEQELVEVIRRDLANLAARDDSEERFWLARLVKSQADWLTDSGYRVLLLDWTEQIAATGTIEPSVEAAAKTLAIGLPVKPLDFEVVMLRPAGATDELQPFDFQVVTVNARGEELTRQTQQAFKFLEPLGETTLPLEMVAIPGGQFLMGAPKGEKDAMKAERPQHQVTITPFFMGRTPVIHAQWRFVAGLPQVSQKLNTELARFKSNNLPIEQVSWDDAMEFCARLSNYTQRDYRLPTEAEWEYACRADTTTPFHFGATITSNLANYYGSEVYQQEPKGEYRNKTTPIDHFGIANAFGLSDMHGNVWEWCLDHWHSNYKGAPTDGSAWGTDDKDAYRVLRGGSWDNFPRSCRSAFRYVNTRVHRNDFIGFRVVCVAPRTLP; encoded by the coding sequence ATGATAGCCCCCGTTCAAGACGCTCAGGATTTCTTACAAGTTGATACGTTTCGGAAGCGGTATGGTGAAGCGGCTATGCGGTTGGCCTATCACGGAGCCTTTCCGCTGACGCTAACGACCAATCTGCTCTATTGCATCCGCGAAAACTTTGTCCCGGAAGTGCCCTGGTATGCGGTGGGGGATGTACTGTTATCGGGGTTATGCCGTCAGGTGGGGCACGACCTTTATGAGATGACTGCCGCAACGCGCAGGGGGTTATTAGAGGGGCTGAAGGATGACTTGGGCGATCAAGCCCAAGCTCGGGTGGAGCGCTTAGAGCAATTTATGTTGGCCTACGTGCAGCAGCGATTGGTCACAGAGAAGCACTACATCCAACGCATGATTGGGGACAAGCAAGTGTTTCGCTGGACGGCGCTGGCTCCGTTTCGCCCGGAGCAGGAGCTGGTGGAGGTAATTCGCCGCGATTTGGCCAACCTAGCTGCCAGAGATGATTCTGAGGAACGCTTTTGGTTAGCGCGGTTGGTGAAAAGTCAGGCAGATTGGTTGACGGATTCGGGGTATCGAGTACTGTTGCTGGACTGGACGGAGCAAATTGCGGCGACGGGTACAATTGAGCCGAGTGTTGAAGCCGCTGCCAAAACGCTTGCTATTGGCTTGCCTGTGAAGCCGTTGGACTTTGAGGTGGTGATGCTGCGCCCTGCGGGGGCAACCGATGAGCTACAGCCCTTTGACTTTCAGGTGGTGACGGTCAATGCAAGGGGTGAGGAACTGACCCGCCAGACCCAGCAAGCGTTTAAGTTTCTGGAACCGTTGGGCGAAACAACACTGCCCCTGGAGATGGTGGCGATTCCTGGCGGTCAGTTTTTGATGGGTGCCCCCAAGGGTGAAAAAGATGCAATGAAGGCTGAACGCCCACAGCATCAGGTTACGATTACGCCTTTCTTTATGGGGCGAACGCCTGTGATACATGCTCAATGGCGATTTGTGGCAGGGTTGCCGCAAGTCAGTCAAAAGCTAAACACTGAGCTTGCCCGCTTTAAGAGCAATAACTTACCCATCGAGCAAGTGTCTTGGGATGATGCGATGGAGTTTTGTGCGCGGTTATCTAACTACACGCAGCGAGACTATCGACTGCCGACCGAGGCGGAGTGGGAATATGCTTGCCGCGCTGACACGACAACTCCGTTTCACTTTGGCGCGACGATCACGTCGAACTTAGCGAACTATTACGGCTCTGAGGTCTATCAGCAGGAGCCCAAGGGGGAATATCGTAATAAGACGACTCCCATTGATCATTTTGGGATAGCTAATGCCTTTGGCCTGAGTGACATGCATGGCAATGTATGGGAGTGGTGTTTGGATCATTGGCATAGCAACTATAAAGGCGCACCAACAGATGGTAGCGCTTGGGGGACGGACGATAAGGATGCTTATCGCGTCCTACGCGGCGGCTCCTGGGATAACTTTCCGAGGTCTTGCCGGTCTGCCTTTCGCTACGTCAATACACGCGTCCACCGCAACGACTTCATCGGTTTTCGTGTTGTGTGCGTTGCCCCGAGGACTCTTCCATAA
- the avd gene encoding diversity-generating retroelement protein Avd encodes MNDLPIIQKTYDLIKWYIPILNKLPKEHKFTLGDRITNRLYDLLEGLIQARYTRQKLPQLYELNLQLELLRHQTRLLLDFDLMSAKRYAYVGQQINGIGIELGGWIKQQREA; translated from the coding sequence ATGAACGATCTACCCATCATCCAGAAGACCTATGACTTGATTAAGTGGTATATACCCATTCTCAATAAGCTACCTAAAGAGCATAAGTTTACCTTGGGTGATCGCATCACCAACAGACTGTACGATTTACTCGAAGGATTGATTCAGGCCCGTTATACCCGCCAGAAACTGCCGCAACTCTATGAACTCAATCTCCAGCTTGAGCTTTTGCGTCACCAAACTCGGTTGCTGTTGGATTTTGACCTGATGTCCGCCAAACGCTATGCCTACGTTGGTCAGCAAATCAATGGGATTGGCATCGAACTCGGTGGATGGATTAAGCAGCAGAGAGAAGCATGA
- a CDS encoding formylglycine-generating enzyme family protein, translating to MPELVAQRERRKTLYVTEPLGSKLGLDIVIIPGGSFLMGSPDDDPDRLSNGSEEPQYLVTVPTFLMGRYPVTQAQWQFVAGLKQKKRKLDPNPAHFKGDVRPVESVSWDDAVEFCDRLSIHSGREYRLPTEAEWEYACRAGTTTPYHFGESINTNLANYNGKYKGTTAVDHFGIANAFGLSDMHGNVWEWCLDHWHDSYEGAPTDGSTWVKDGEDAYRVLRGGSWDCLPWHCRSASRDAYTSNCRTDDYGFRVVCVAPRTLP from the coding sequence ATGCCTGAATTAGTTGCTCAGCGGGAACGCCGCAAAACGCTTTATGTAACTGAACCCCTTGGCTCAAAGTTGGGGTTAGATATAGTGATCATCCCTGGCGGTAGCTTTTTAATGGGGTCTCCTGATGACGATCCTGATAGGCTCAGTAACGGTAGTGAAGAACCCCAGTACCTCGTTACAGTGCCTACCTTTTTGATGGGACGTTATCCCGTTACTCAAGCCCAGTGGCAGTTTGTTGCAGGACTGAAGCAAAAGAAGCGAAAGCTAGATCCCAATCCGGCACATTTCAAAGGTGATGTTCGCCCGGTGGAATCGGTGTCTTGGGACGATGCAGTGGAATTCTGCGATCGGCTCTCAATCCATAGTGGACGCGAGTATCGCCTGCCTACTGAAGCCGAATGGGAATATGCCTGCCGTGCTGGCACAACAACGCCTTATCACTTTGGTGAGAGCATCAACACTAACCTAGCTAACTATAACGGCAAATATAAGGGCACCACTGCTGTTGATCACTTTGGGATTGCCAATGCCTTTGGCCTAAGCGATATGCATGGCAATGTATGGGAGTGGTGTTTGGATCATTGGCATGACAGTTATGAAGGAGCACCCACGGATGGTAGTACTTGGGTAAAGGACGGTGAGGATGCTTATCGAGTCCTACGCGGCGGCTCCTGGGATTGCCTTCCGTGGCATTGCCGGTCTGCCTCTCGCGACGCCTATACGAGCAACTGCCGCACCGACGACTACGGTTTTCGTGTTGTGTGCGTTGCCCCGAGAACTCTTCCGTAA
- a CDS encoding M23 family metallopeptidase produces the protein MKEINNRKRIRRSRRPVSLLGILLLLSPAASVISLVSSGAALAYALRLHRLTHTVPHSQAVGPTLPSELITNGKDLLRTEEGYASEQQEKTTDELIPLFPDGFKLPESQLWFPNYPTVVSPVLGEITITGGFMEDQGHSAKPTTYAVFSDRPTEVLQLPPSNRNLGVDYVVSDHQIRTPYPGEVIDVAVERGYGNRCYIKFNIAFELDGRKYPVFGAFAHAESYSVEPGQVLHQGESIGVMGSSGGDYPVHVDLRLWIEVDGTRIDLSPNVIEAQLDV, from the coding sequence ATGAAAGAGATTAATAATAGGAAGAGAATTCGTCGCTCAAGAAGACCAGTCTCTTTGCTTGGCATACTACTTTTGCTGAGTCCTGCTGCTAGCGTGATTAGCCTAGTTTCCTCTGGGGCTGCTCTGGCATATGCCCTTCGGCTCCACCGACTCACGCATACTGTGCCTCATTCTCAAGCCGTTGGGCCAACTTTACCCAGCGAACTAATTACCAATGGGAAAGATCTATTGCGGACTGAGGAAGGTTATGCCAGCGAGCAGCAAGAAAAAACAACAGATGAGTTGATTCCTCTGTTCCCTGATGGGTTCAAGCTACCTGAATCCCAACTGTGGTTTCCCAACTATCCAACTGTGGTTTCTCCCGTTCTTGGGGAAATCACAATTACTGGTGGGTTTATGGAAGATCAAGGCCACTCTGCAAAACCCACTACCTATGCAGTGTTTTCTGATCGACCGACTGAGGTTCTCCAACTTCCGCCTAGCAACCGAAACCTAGGAGTAGACTACGTTGTATCCGACCATCAAATTCGAACTCCCTACCCTGGTGAGGTAATAGACGTAGCTGTAGAGAGAGGCTATGGCAACCGATGCTACATCAAGTTCAATATTGCTTTTGAACTTGATGGGAGAAAATACCCTGTATTTGGTGCTTTCGCTCACGCTGAAAGTTATTCTGTTGAGCCAGGCCAAGTATTGCATCAAGGCGAATCTATTGGGGTTATGGGCAGTAGTGGTGGTGATTACCCTGTTCATGTGGATTTGAGACTTTGGATTGAGGTTGATGGAACCCGAATTGACTTGAGTCCCAATGTCATCGAAGCACAGCTAGACGTCTAA
- a CDS encoding MoxR family ATPase — MSEAMRYEGTLQPPVEGARDTELRRYYPYLPEPGLVEAVNLAIDLHRPLLLEGEPGCGKTRLAGAVAYELTQKVRQGTKKGNQDFWWPYFSWNVKSTSRVRDGLYRYDAVNRLRDTQIVGADPERLQGFLDESEADKFQKLRQELKQVLQRLMDWEKAYFKWGPLGEALQWQKNYRPILLIDEIDKADSDFPNDLLLELEEFRFDIPELGQSITPPPEEQEPIIFITSNREKPLPDPFLRRCVYYYVEFPQKGHLTEIIQQRFESVSKNEAKLIKLAVEQFYAIREILEPQPGSRPPGTSEFLEFLTVILRRAKRTSVDDTVKVVEKLAEHDSLLGILLKTKADQDLYHDYVNQDD; from the coding sequence ATGAGTGAGGCTATGCGCTATGAGGGAACGCTGCAGCCGCCTGTTGAGGGTGCCCGGGATACAGAGCTACGTCGGTATTATCCCTATCTACCGGAACCGGGGTTGGTCGAAGCGGTGAATTTAGCGATTGACCTGCATCGCCCCTTGTTGTTGGAGGGGGAACCAGGCTGTGGCAAGACCCGTTTAGCAGGGGCTGTAGCCTACGAGCTGACGCAGAAAGTTCGCCAGGGTACGAAGAAGGGGAATCAAGACTTTTGGTGGCCGTATTTCAGTTGGAATGTGAAATCGACCTCGCGGGTGCGGGATGGACTATATCGCTATGATGCCGTTAACCGTCTGCGGGATACGCAGATTGTGGGAGCTGATCCAGAGCGGCTGCAGGGCTTCTTAGATGAATCAGAAGCGGACAAGTTTCAAAAGCTGAGGCAAGAATTGAAGCAAGTTCTGCAGCGGTTGATGGATTGGGAGAAGGCTTATTTTAAGTGGGGGCCGTTGGGCGAAGCATTGCAATGGCAGAAGAATTATCGACCTATTTTGTTGATCGATGAGATTGACAAAGCCGACAGTGATTTTCCAAATGATCTGTTGCTAGAACTCGAAGAGTTTCGGTTTGATATTCCTGAGTTGGGTCAGTCGATCACACCGCCCCCAGAGGAACAGGAACCCATCATTTTTATCACCAGTAATCGGGAAAAGCCGCTGCCCGATCCCTTCCTGCGGCGCTGCGTTTATTACTATGTAGAGTTTCCGCAAAAAGGACACCTGACTGAGATTATTCAGCAGCGTTTTGAGTCTGTAAGCAAAAACGAAGCCAAGCTGATCAAGCTGGCAGTCGAACAATTTTATGCGATTCGCGAAATCCTAGAACCGCAGCCGGGGAGTCGGCCTCCAGGCACCAGTGAGTTTTTGGAATTCTTGACGGTGATTCTGCGTCGGGCTAAACGAACCTCGGTTGATGATACGGTCAAGGTTGTGGAGAAACTAGCAGAACATGACTCCCTGCTCGGCATATTGTTGAAGACGAAGGCCGATCAAGACCTTTACCACGACTACGTGAACCAAGATGATTGA
- a CDS encoding YbaB/EbfC family nucleoid-associated protein: protein MSKKEQGKPKPKIVALKKSPQTKAKANTDKADAAKAFKDAFGFGEGKMRELAEAFQQALEIKRRATDLQEWLRACRMEARDQNRTVTYVCDGDQRPIAVVLEPGAIAGRSAEEVSERLQAVLREGYRCSKAHMLAKSQELVGDFETSYWEQQQESLRQKEQSGAISFVTEPEEEDDARAKAK, encoded by the coding sequence ATGAGTAAGAAGGAGCAGGGAAAACCTAAGCCGAAGATAGTGGCGTTGAAAAAATCGCCTCAGACTAAAGCTAAAGCGAATACGGATAAAGCAGATGCAGCTAAAGCCTTTAAAGATGCCTTTGGGTTTGGCGAGGGCAAGATGAGAGAGTTGGCCGAAGCGTTTCAGCAAGCGTTAGAGATTAAACGTCGAGCGACGGACCTTCAAGAGTGGCTAAGGGCTTGTCGGATGGAAGCAAGGGACCAGAATCGGACTGTGACTTATGTTTGTGATGGCGATCAGAGGCCGATTGCGGTCGTGTTGGAGCCAGGTGCGATCGCGGGCCGTTCTGCTGAGGAAGTGTCGGAACGGTTGCAGGCGGTGTTGCGCGAGGGGTATCGTTGCAGCAAAGCCCATATGCTGGCGAAGTCACAGGAGCTGGTCGGTGACTTTGAAACAAGCTACTGGGAGCAGCAGCAGGAATCTTTAAGGCAGAAGGAGCAGAGCGGTGCGATCTCCTTTGTTACGGAGCCTGAGGAAGAGGATGACGCTAGGGCTAAAGCTAAATGA